The following proteins are encoded in a genomic region of Streptomyces gobiensis:
- a CDS encoding ribonuclease HII, producing the protein MPYEPPTHRVERSLRATTGAKVVAGVDEVGRGAWAGPVTVCAAVTGLRRPPEGLTDSKLLTVKRRTELAEVLSGWVTAHGLGHAWPEEIDEVGMTAALRLAAGRALEVLPIRPDAVILDGKYDYLGTPWQVRTVIKGDQSCVSVAAASVIAKVRRDALMAELGLEHVDFGWDDNAGYPAPVHRAALEELGPTPHHRLSWAYMDALPRWRHMKKTRIVNDPMAAEGGLETEQIGLF; encoded by the coding sequence ATGCCGTACGAGCCACCCACCCATCGCGTCGAGCGGTCGCTGAGGGCGACCACCGGGGCCAAAGTTGTCGCCGGAGTCGATGAGGTCGGACGGGGCGCCTGGGCCGGCCCTGTCACGGTCTGTGCGGCGGTTACCGGCTTGCGCAGGCCCCCAGAGGGGCTGACCGACTCCAAGCTGCTGACCGTGAAGCGACGCACCGAGCTGGCCGAGGTGCTTTCCGGCTGGGTCACCGCCCATGGCCTGGGCCATGCCTGGCCCGAGGAGATCGACGAGGTGGGTATGACGGCGGCGCTGCGGCTCGCGGCGGGCCGTGCCCTGGAAGTCCTCCCGATACGGCCGGATGCGGTGATCCTGGACGGCAAGTACGACTATCTGGGTACGCCCTGGCAGGTCCGTACGGTGATCAAGGGCGATCAGTCCTGTGTTTCGGTGGCGGCTGCCTCCGTTATCGCCAAGGTTCGCCGGGACGCGCTCATGGCCGAACTGGGCCTGGAGCACGTCGATTTCGGCTGGGATGACAACGCGGGCTACCCGGCGCCCGTGCACCGGGCCGCGCTGGAGGAGCTGGGGCCCACCCCGCACCACCGGCTGTCCTGGGCGTATATGGACGCACTGCCGCGCTGGCGGCATATGAAGAAGACCCGGATCGTGAACGATCCCATGGCTGCCGAGGGGGGATTGGAGACTGAGCAGATCGGTCTCTTCTGA
- a CDS encoding RecQ family ATP-dependent DNA helicase: MTANELRAAADTVLARLVGDGTGAARLRTDQWRAIEALVADRRRALVVQRTGWGKSAVYFVATALLRERGSGPTVIVSPLLALMRNQIEAAGRAGIRARTINSANTEEWETVRAEVAAGEVDLLLVSPERLNNPDFRDQVLPELAAATGLLVVDEAHCISDWGHDFRPDYRRLRTMLAELKPGVPVLATTATANARVTADVAEQLGTGTGAQSTEALVLRGPLDRESLSLSVLRLPDAAHRLAWLDGHLEGLPGSGIIYTLTVAMAEEVTAYLRQRGHVVTSYSGRTENADREAAEADLLANRVKALVATSALGMGFDKPDLGFVVHLGSPSSPISYYQQVGRAGRGVDHAEVLLLPGPEDESIWRYFASLAFPPEEQVRRTLEVLSAAGRPVSLPALEPQVELRRSRLEMMLKVLDVDGAVRRVRGGWTATGQPWSYDTERYAWVASQREAERQAMRDYTTASGCRMEFLRQQLDDPQAAPCGRCDNCAGARFTTEVTPDSLAAATGELSRPGVEVEPRRMWPTGLPAIGVDLKGRIPPGQQSAPGRALGRLSDIGWGNRLRPLLAPQADDGPVPDDVVQAVVTVLADWAKGPGGWASGQQGAPDRPVGVVTVSSGARPKLVQSLGERIAAIGRMPLLGTVVRTEDGPGGALPRSNSAQRVRALHQTLAVPPPLAEALVNAGGPVLLVDDFTDTGWTLAMVARLLRQSGAKDVLPLVLAVQG, translated from the coding sequence ATGACTGCCAATGAGCTGCGCGCCGCCGCCGACACTGTCCTGGCCCGTCTCGTGGGTGACGGCACCGGTGCGGCCCGGCTGCGGACGGACCAGTGGCGGGCCATCGAGGCGCTGGTCGCCGACCGGCGGCGGGCACTGGTGGTGCAGCGCACCGGCTGGGGCAAGTCCGCGGTGTACTTCGTCGCGACCGCGCTGCTCCGGGAGCGCGGCAGTGGCCCGACTGTCATCGTCTCTCCGCTGCTGGCGCTCATGCGCAACCAGATCGAGGCGGCCGGGCGTGCGGGCATCCGGGCCCGCACGATCAACTCCGCCAATACCGAGGAGTGGGAGACGGTTCGGGCGGAGGTGGCGGCGGGCGAGGTCGACCTCCTCCTGGTGAGCCCGGAGCGGTTGAACAATCCGGACTTCCGCGATCAGGTGCTGCCCGAACTTGCGGCGGCGACCGGGCTGCTCGTGGTCGACGAGGCGCACTGCATTTCAGACTGGGGCCATGACTTCCGGCCGGACTACCGGCGGCTGCGGACGATGCTGGCTGAGCTGAAACCCGGGGTGCCGGTGCTGGCCACGACCGCGACCGCCAATGCCCGGGTCACCGCCGATGTCGCCGAGCAGCTCGGCACGGGCACGGGTGCGCAGTCCACGGAGGCGTTGGTGCTGCGCGGTCCACTGGACCGGGAAAGCCTCAGCCTGTCGGTGCTGCGGCTGCCGGACGCGGCACACCGGCTCGCCTGGCTCGACGGTCATCTGGAAGGGCTGCCTGGCTCGGGGATCATCTACACCCTCACGGTCGCGATGGCGGAGGAGGTCACGGCCTATCTGCGGCAGCGCGGGCACGTGGTCACCTCCTACTCGGGGCGGACGGAGAACGCCGACCGGGAGGCCGCCGAGGCGGATCTCCTGGCGAACCGGGTGAAGGCGCTGGTGGCGACCTCGGCTCTGGGCATGGGCTTCGACAAGCCGGATCTCGGTTTTGTGGTGCATCTCGGCTCGCCGTCCTCCCCCATCTCCTACTACCAGCAGGTCGGCCGTGCAGGGCGCGGTGTGGACCATGCGGAGGTGCTGCTGCTCCCGGGCCCGGAGGACGAATCGATCTGGCGGTACTTCGCCTCGCTGGCGTTCCCGCCCGAGGAGCAGGTGCGCCGCACCCTCGAGGTGCTCTCGGCCGCCGGCCGCCCGGTATCGCTGCCTGCGCTGGAGCCCCAGGTTGAGCTGCGCAGATCCCGGCTGGAGATGATGCTCAAGGTGCTCGATGTGGACGGCGCCGTGCGGCGGGTGCGCGGCGGCTGGACCGCCACCGGCCAGCCGTGGTCCTACGACACCGAGCGGTACGCCTGGGTGGCCAGCCAACGGGAGGCGGAGCGGCAGGCGATGCGGGACTACACCACCGCGAGCGGCTGCCGGATGGAGTTCCTGCGCCAGCAGCTGGACGACCCTCAGGCGGCACCCTGCGGCCGGTGCGACAACTGCGCGGGAGCCCGCTTCACCACTGAGGTCACCCCGGATTCGCTGGCGGCGGCCACCGGAGAGCTGTCGCGCCCGGGAGTTGAGGTGGAGCCGCGACGGATGTGGCCGACCGGGCTGCCCGCAATAGGGGTGGACCTCAAGGGCCGTATTCCACCCGGCCAGCAGTCGGCGCCCGGCCGGGCACTGGGGCGCCTCTCGGACATCGGCTGGGGCAACCGGCTGCGCCCGCTGCTCGCTCCGCAGGCGGACGATGGGCCGGTGCCGGACGATGTGGTACAGGCGGTGGTGACGGTTCTCGCCGACTGGGCGAAGGGCCCCGGCGGTTGGGCATCCGGCCAGCAGGGCGCACCGGACCGCCCCGTGGGAGTGGTGACCGTCAGCTCCGGCGCCCGGCCGAAGCTGGTCCAGTCGCTCGGCGAGCGGATCGCGGCCATCGGGCGGATGCCCCTGCTGGGGACCGTGGTGCGTACGGAGGATGGCCCGGGGGGAGCGCTGCCGCGCAGCAACAGCGCACAGCGGGTGCGGGCGCTGCATCAGACGCTCGCGGTGCCGCCACCCCTCGCCGAGGCGCTGGTGAACGCCGGTGGTCCGGTACTGCTGGTGGACGACTTCACCGATACGGGCTGGACCCTGGCCATGGTGGCGCGGCTGCTGCGTCAGTCGGGAGCCAAGGACGTACTGCCGCTGGTCCTCGCCGTGCAGGGGTGA
- a CDS encoding DUF4192 domain-containing protein produces MAHSSGPTKDQSFTEHRITLRGPAELADALPYLLGYHPDDSIVVIGIHGGSGRFGGRIRLGIPSVPQEWADTARQVADCLLDNSEAHGARPDGAIVYLCQDPAAGESGHGVMERLRPLAQQLRTACGALDMPVYEALCLSGGRYWSYCCPDPHCCPPDGTPLGPPGTSTMAAAASYAGIQVRGSLKELRARLAPLGPPLAAGQERALDEAGAALLPRMLGAADRDRVRTETLDLGARLLARYRSAPVAGEPLDEPAIDARDDALLADTEAAALILGLQDRITRDQAAEWMEGTDTGPALRLWRALSRRCVGAYTEHAAAPLTLAGWVAWSSGDEPGARIALGRALEVDPHYVFARLLHSACNGGLDPEPLRDCLRKQRAARGSTRPRPA; encoded by the coding sequence ATGGCACACAGCAGCGGACCGACCAAGGACCAGTCATTCACCGAGCACCGGATCACTCTGCGCGGCCCGGCCGAACTGGCCGACGCCCTACCGTATTTGCTTGGCTACCATCCCGATGACTCGATCGTCGTCATCGGAATCCACGGTGGCAGCGGACGCTTCGGCGGCCGGATCCGGCTCGGCATTCCCTCCGTCCCGCAGGAGTGGGCGGACACCGCCCGACAGGTAGCCGACTGCCTGCTGGACAACAGCGAGGCCCATGGCGCACGGCCCGACGGGGCCATCGTCTATCTCTGCCAGGACCCGGCCGCAGGAGAGAGCGGACACGGGGTCATGGAACGGCTGCGCCCGCTCGCCCAGCAGCTGCGTACCGCCTGCGGGGCGCTGGATATGCCGGTGTACGAAGCACTCTGTCTCTCCGGCGGCCGGTACTGGTCGTACTGCTGCCCCGATCCGCACTGCTGTCCGCCCGACGGCACCCCGCTGGGTCCACCCGGCACCTCGACCATGGCCGCCGCGGCCAGTTACGCGGGCATCCAGGTGCGGGGCTCGCTGAAGGAGCTGAGGGCCCGGCTGGCCCCGCTGGGCCCGCCGCTCGCCGCGGGACAGGAGCGGGCGCTGGACGAGGCCGGGGCGGCTCTGCTGCCCAGAATGCTCGGCGCGGCGGACCGGGACAGGGTGCGGACGGAAACCCTGGACCTCGGCGCCCGGCTGCTCGCGCGGTACCGGTCCGCACCCGTGGCGGGAGAGCCCCTTGATGAACCGGCCATCGACGCCCGGGACGACGCGCTCCTGGCCGACACGGAGGCCGCCGCGCTGATTCTGGGCCTCCAGGACCGGATCACCCGTGATCAGGCGGCGGAGTGGATGGAGGGCACGGACACCGGGCCCGCTCTTCGGCTGTGGCGGGCGCTGAGCCGTCGCTGTGTCGGGGCCTATACCGAGCACGCGGCGGCTCCGCTCACCCTCGCGGGCTGGGTCGCGTGGTCCAGCGGGGACGAGCCCGGCGCCCGAATCGCCCTTGGCCGGGCCCTGGAGGTGGACCCCCACTATGTCTTCGCCCGGCTGCTGCACTCGGCCTGTAACGGCGGACTCGATCCGGAGCCGCTGCGGGACTGTCTGCGCAAACAGCGGGCCGCGCGCGGCTCAACGCGGCCGCGGCCAGCGTGA